The sequence GAATTGGCAATACTTTGTAAGCAGCTTCATTATTTGCATCCATACATACTACATTCGCTATATGATCTTTTAATAAATCCACTTTCTCCATTTTATGATCTATACCAAAAACTTCATGTCCATTATCTGTTAAATTAAGTGCTAAAGATCTTCCAAAATTTCCTAACCCAATAATTATAATTTTCATATTTTCTGTTTACTTACTCTTCTTAATTAATAAGAATATTTCCTTTAGGATATCTATAATAATGATGAGAACCAATTTTATTTTTTTTCAATAACCCAATCATAACATTAAAAATTCCTATTCTTCCTAATAACATTAAAAGTATTAAAATCAATTTACTTCCGTTTGACAAATTAGAAGTTATTCCTAAAGATAATCCTGCTGTAGAAAAAGCGGAAAATACTTCGAAAGAAATTGATAGAATATCTTCTTTTGGATCCAAAAAAATTATAATTAAAATACTTATGTATATAACGATTATAGATAACATAATAATAGAAAAAGATAAACGAATCGATTCCGAAGATATTTCTTTTCTTTGTATTTCTAATCTATTTTTTCCTCTAGATAAAGAAATAACATTCATTAACGCTAATGCAAAAGTACTTGTTTTTATCCCTCCACCAGTAGAAGCTGGAGAAGCTCCTATCCACATCAAAAAAATAGTAAAAAAAATAGTAATTGGAGTAAAAGTGTTCATATTTAACACATGAAATCCAGCTGTTCTAGATGTGGCGGAAGAAAAAAACGAAACAATCCATTTTCCATGAAAAGAAGAATGTTCGGAAAGAGAACAATGATATTCACTGATATAATAAAAAACGGTTCCAAAAACAAGCAAAAAAAAAGTGGTTAGTATAACAATTTTTGTATTTAAAGTTACGACATGTACAGGGCATCTAAAATCTTCATCTTTAAATATTTTTAAAAAATATTTTTTTATCGTCAACCATATATATGTAAAAAAATTAAATAAAATGTTAAAACCTATTCCTCCCAATATTAGTAAAAAAGCGATAATTAATTGAAATATATAATTAAATCTCACAGATTGTGAATATAATCCTTGACTTAGGGTAGAAAATCCACTATTACAAAAAGCGGATATAGAATGAAAAATAGAAAAAAACAAAATATTATCAGATTCTATTGTATTTTTCTCTTTAATAGAAAAATAAATTAATAAAGTTCCTATAAATTCTACTGTTAAAGTAAACATGACTACTTTTACAGCTAAACTAAGAACGTTATTTGTTGTTTTTGTATTTAAAAAATTACTAATAAAAATAGCTTCCTTAAAAGAAAATCCATCTCTAAAAAAGTAACTAAAAAAAGAAGTTATAGTTAAAATGCCTAATCCTCCCAGTTCTATTAATATAAGTATAAAAATTTTTCCTAAATAGGTAAAATCTTTAGCTGTATCTAATACTACTAATCCTGTTACACATACCGCACTAGTAGAAGTAAATAAAGCATCTATAAATGATATTTTTTTGACTGTAGATGCAGGAAGCATTAATAAAATAGATCCCAAAAAGGATAAAAAAACAAAACTTGTAATGAATATAAAAGCAGGATTATGAATTTTAACGTATACTATTCGCATGAAATAAGTGACACGAATCAAAACATATACAATTAAACTAATAAGTGTGTATATTTTGATATCTGAAGTTATATTTTCATTATAATAATAAAAGAAAAAAATTTTTAAAAAGGAAAAAATAAGAGAAAGCATCAATATAAAAAAGGATAAAAAAATCATGGATTTATAACCTTTATCAAGGTTTTTATCAAGGAGAATTAAAAAGTGTAACATACTTATTATTAATACAATTCCTAAAAGGATCTCTACATTAAAAAATCGAAAAGTTTTCCATCCCAAGGAAAGAATTATATAAATAAATATAATTGGAGTAAACATATCCAAAAAATTTTGAAATCTTATTTGGATCATGATTGTTGTATGAAAGACTTTAATTTTTTGATCATAAAAAAAGATATTGATTTCTAATTAAAATAAACAATTTTATTTTTTTTGTATCATAATTTTATAGAAAGAACAATTCATCGCTTAAAATGATTGATTTCATAATCAATTCTATCTATATCTAAAAGTCATTTCTTTGTTATAAAATCGAAAATAAGGAAAGTGGTTTGTTTATATAATTTTTTTGGAACCCTTTGCCTTCCATTAATTAATAACTGAATCAATCAGTCGGTAGGGAAATAGAAAAAATAAATGGATAGGATTACGACTTTTACAGAAAAAACCTCTATCAATAAATAAGAAGAGGAAATGAATCGGTAAAAAAATAAGGATTGTTATTAAATTTTTGATTCAGATTTTATATGAAAAATAGCATATATAGAACTATTTCCAGTATTTTGGAAATCTTTTTCTCAAAAAATGTATGTATTTTGTTATAAATAGAAAGGAATAAATTTTTCTATATCATGAAATTTTTTTTTACAAAAATTTTTATAAGAAATGAGAGCCATATCCATTGCAGATGGCGTTTTGTATAAAAGTTCTCTTTTTCCTGTTGTAAGGATTTTCTTCTTTTTAAGAGAAGAAATATTTCCTATAATAAAATGGACTTTTTTATATTCTGATATCGATTTGAAAAAATCATCATCTAATTTTTTTATTCCAATGGGATTTAATCTTTTTTTTGATTCATTAAATAATGAAGTATAGAAAAAATCAGATCTAGCATGTATCATAGGAATTAAGAATCCTTTTTTTATGTTGATTTTATAACTCATTACTGTCAATGTATCTACAGATAACAAAGGAATATTTAAAGCACAACACAATCCTCTAGCCGCCGATGCTCCTATCCTTAAAGAAGTATAGGAACCTGGGCCTTTGCTAACACAAACAGACTTTAAGTCTTTAAGATGAATTCCGGAAGTACTTGTAGCATATTGTATAAATGTGTGCAATTTTTCCGAATGAAAATATTCTTTTGAACATTCTTCTATAGAAGTTAAACATATTCCATTTTTAGCAATACTGACTGAACAATTTTTGGTAGAAGTTTCTAAATTTAGAATTAAAGACATATATATTAAATTTTTTAAAAATTAATGTATTCAAAAATAAAATGATAAGAACAGAAAAAGTAATTAGATATATTGTTTCCTGGTTGAAAAGATATATTCAAAAATCTAAATCTAATGGTTTTATTATTGGAATATCTGGAGGTGTTGATTCTTCCGTCACTTCTTTTTTAGTAGCTATGACAAAATTTCCTACTCTCATATTAGAAATGCCTATTCTGGAAAAAGAAAAAAATTTTTTTCCTATAAAACATGCAAAATTTTTGAAAAAAAAATTTTCGAATGTTTATTATCTTGAAAAAGATTTATCTGCTTTATTCAAAACTTTTTGTCATACAACAAATGATATTCCAGAAAATTCGAAACTTTCTTTAGCATTAGCTAATGTAAAATCTCGTATTCGTATGTTAACTTTATACTATTATGCTAATATAAAAAATTATCTTGTTGTTGGAACTGGAAATAAAGTGGAAGATTTTGGAGTTGGTTTTTTTACAAAATATGGAGATGGAGGAGTGGATTTACATCCTATAGCTGATTTAACTAAGAGTGAAGTTCGTTTTTTAGCTAAAAAATTAAATATTCTTGATGAAATTCAAAAAGCAAAACCAACGGATGGACTTTGGGAAGATCAACGATCAGATGAAGATCAATTAGGAGCGACTTATGAAGAATTAGAATGGGCTATGAAAATTATGGAAACAAAAAATGATACTTTTTCTGAAATGGAATATAAAATTTTAAAAAAATATAAAATGTTACATAAAAAAAATAGACATAAAATGATTCCTATTCCTATATGTAAAATACCTGATGGTATAAAAGATGAAAATTCTATCTTATTATGAATAATAAAAAATATTTAACAATAAATCATAAAAAAATCGTTTTCGTAACTTTGTTTCCCATGGATTAAGTTCATTTAATGATGGAAGAAAAACATAATAAAATTAAAAAAAAAAAGTTGAATCAAAAATATAATTCTATTTTAAATCATTCAATTAATTCAGATTTGACTTCACAAAATAACGTTTATTTTATGAGTGATGAAGAAAAAATTGAGAAAATAAAAAAACATTTTTTTCAGATTATGGAAATTTTAGGGTTGGATATGAATGATGATAGTTTAC comes from Blattabacterium cuenoti BPAA and encodes:
- the tsaB gene encoding tRNA (adenosine(37)-N6)-threonylcarbamoyltransferase complex dimerization subunit type 1 TsaB yields the protein MSLILNLETSTKNCSVSIAKNGICLTSIEECSKEYFHSEKLHTFIQYATSTSGIHLKDLKSVCVSKGPGSYTSLRIGASAARGLCCALNIPLLSVDTLTVMSYKINIKKGFLIPMIHARSDFFYTSLFNESKKRLNPIGIKKLDDDFFKSISEYKKVHFIIGNISSLKKKKILTTGKRELLYKTPSAMDMALISYKNFCKKKFHDIEKFIPFYL
- a CDS encoding TrkH family potassium uptake protein; translation: MIQIRFQNFLDMFTPIIFIYIILSLGWKTFRFFNVEILLGIVLIISMLHFLILLDKNLDKGYKSMIFLSFFILMLSLIFSFLKIFFFYYYNENITSDIKIYTLISLIVYVLIRVTYFMRIVYVKIHNPAFIFITSFVFLSFLGSILLMLPASTVKKISFIDALFTSTSAVCVTGLVVLDTAKDFTYLGKIFILILIELGGLGILTITSFFSYFFRDGFSFKEAIFISNFLNTKTTNNVLSLAVKVVMFTLTVEFIGTLLIYFSIKEKNTIESDNILFFSIFHSISAFCNSGFSTLSQGLYSQSVRFNYIFQLIIAFLLILGGIGFNILFNFFTYIWLTIKKYFLKIFKDEDFRCPVHVVTLNTKIVILTTFFLLVFGTVFYYISEYHCSLSEHSSFHGKWIVSFFSSATSRTAGFHVLNMNTFTPITIFFTIFLMWIGASPASTGGGIKTSTFALALMNVISLSRGKNRLEIQRKEISSESIRLSFSIIMLSIIVIYISILIIIFLDPKEDILSISFEVFSAFSTAGLSLGITSNLSNGSKLILILLMLLGRIGIFNVMIGLLKKNKIGSHHYYRYPKGNILIN
- the nadE gene encoding NAD(+) synthase, yielding MIRTEKVIRYIVSWLKRYIQKSKSNGFIIGISGGVDSSVTSFLVAMTKFPTLILEMPILEKEKNFFPIKHAKFLKKKFSNVYYLEKDLSALFKTFCHTTNDIPENSKLSLALANVKSRIRMLTLYYYANIKNYLVVGTGNKVEDFGVGFFTKYGDGGVDLHPIADLTKSEVRFLAKKLNILDEIQKAKPTDGLWEDQRSDEDQLGATYEELEWAMKIMETKNDTFSEMEYKILKKYKMLHKKNRHKMIPIPICKIPDGIKDENSILL